Proteins encoded by one window of Chryseobacterium foetidum:
- the mutS gene encoding DNA mismatch repair protein MutS: MAKATKKETPLMTQYNTIKAKYPDALLLFRVGDFYETFGQDAVRTSQILGIVLTKRANGEGHIELAGFPHHSVDSYLPKLVRAGIRVAICDQLEDPKTVKGIVKRGVTELVTPGVTFNDQVLTSKKNNFLLSLHKEKEKYGIALVDVSTGEFLVSEGNLDKILHIINTFDPSEIIYQRSVQIPDQLKNRNVFKLEDWAYQYNFAYEKLTNQFRTNSLKGFGVETLPLAITAAGAIFAYLVEDTHHKLLAHITKIQIIPQEDYLMMDHFTLRNLEIVYPSHPKGKSLLDIIDKTSTPMGGRLLRRRIILPLKSVEEIGRRLSLIDFLNENDNLKYEISQLLKAISDLDRLMGKLAAEKISPKELGYLRQSLINIQKIKGLLHPHTDVLAWLEPLNSLDDLIQLLENHLNEELPVNLAKGNVIKQNISEELDHLRGLQNKGRGFLDEMCQREVERTGITSLKIDFNNVFGYFIEVRNTHKDKVPSDWIRKQTLVNAERYITEELKEYESQILGAEEKISVLENQLYRKVCSDTMIYMDRIQENSNIIAQLDVAVGLSELAVSESYTKPVLNDGFKIDLKEARHPIIENALPLGEKYIPNDIFLDKDSQQIIMVTGPNMAGKSAILRQTAIVCLMAQIGSFVPAKHAEIGVLDKIFTRVGASDNISAGESTFMVEMNEAAYILNNISDRSLILLDEIGRGTSTYDGVSIAWAIAEYLHQHPTQAKTLFATHYHELNEMTVNFERVKNFHVSIQENKGNIIFLRKLVQGGSEHSFGIHVAKLAGMPSKVVNRANEILKTLEASRSQGGSSEGVKRVTEENLQLSFFQLDDPVLENIREELNKIDINTLTPIEALMKLNSIKKMIGK; encoded by the coding sequence ATGGCAAAGGCGACGAAGAAAGAGACCCCGTTAATGACGCAGTACAACACCATCAAGGCGAAATATCCTGATGCGCTGTTGCTTTTCAGAGTGGGCGATTTCTACGAGACTTTTGGGCAGGATGCTGTGAGAACCTCGCAGATTTTGGGAATTGTTCTGACCAAAAGAGCCAATGGCGAAGGGCATATTGAACTGGCGGGATTTCCGCATCATTCGGTGGATTCTTATTTGCCTAAATTGGTCAGAGCCGGAATTCGTGTGGCGATTTGCGACCAGTTGGAAGACCCGAAAACCGTCAAAGGAATTGTAAAACGAGGTGTCACAGAATTGGTAACGCCAGGTGTGACATTCAACGATCAGGTTTTGACTTCAAAAAAGAATAATTTCCTGCTTTCACTTCATAAAGAAAAAGAAAAATACGGAATTGCTTTGGTCGACGTTTCTACCGGGGAATTTTTGGTGAGTGAAGGTAATTTAGATAAAATTTTACACATCATCAACACCTTTGATCCGAGTGAAATTATTTATCAGCGAAGCGTACAGATTCCTGATCAGCTGAAAAACAGAAATGTCTTTAAACTCGAAGACTGGGCGTATCAATACAATTTCGCTTACGAAAAACTGACAAATCAATTCAGAACCAATTCATTAAAAGGTTTTGGTGTTGAAACTTTACCTTTGGCAATCACAGCTGCAGGAGCCATTTTCGCTTATCTGGTTGAAGATACGCACCACAAATTACTGGCGCACATCACCAAAATTCAGATTATTCCTCAGGAAGATTATCTGATGATGGATCATTTTACGCTGAGAAATCTTGAAATCGTTTATCCAAGCCATCCGAAAGGAAAATCTCTTTTAGATATTATCGATAAAACTTCCACTCCGATGGGTGGAAGATTGTTGAGAAGAAGAATTATTCTGCCTTTAAAATCGGTTGAAGAAATTGGCCGTCGACTTTCATTGATTGATTTTTTAAACGAAAACGATAATCTTAAATACGAAATTTCCCAACTTTTGAAAGCAATCTCAGATTTGGACCGATTGATGGGAAAACTGGCGGCAGAAAAAATTTCACCTAAAGAACTCGGTTATCTTCGTCAAAGTCTGATCAATATTCAGAAAATTAAGGGTTTGCTTCATCCTCACACTGATGTTTTGGCTTGGTTGGAACCTTTAAATTCATTGGACGATTTGATTCAATTGCTTGAAAATCATTTAAATGAAGAACTTCCCGTCAATCTGGCGAAGGGAAATGTCATCAAACAGAATATTTCTGAAGAACTTGATCATTTACGCGGTTTACAAAATAAGGGTCGTGGTTTTCTGGACGAAATGTGCCAACGTGAAGTGGAACGCACTGGAATTACAAGTCTGAAAATTGATTTTAATAATGTTTTCGGATATTTTATTGAAGTAAGAAATACGCACAAAGATAAAGTTCCGAGCGACTGGATCAGAAAACAAACGCTTGTTAACGCAGAAAGATACATCACTGAGGAATTAAAAGAATACGAAAGTCAGATTCTTGGAGCTGAAGAAAAAATAAGTGTTCTGGAGAACCAACTGTACCGGAAAGTATGTTCGGACACGATGATTTACATGGACAGAATTCAGGAAAATTCAAATATCATTGCTCAGCTTGATGTTGCGGTGGGTTTATCTGAACTGGCGGTTTCTGAAAGTTATACAAAACCTGTTTTGAACGATGGTTTTAAAATCGATTTAAAGGAAGCCAGACATCCCATCATTGAAAATGCCCTTCCTTTGGGAGAAAAATATATTCCGAATGACATCTTTTTAGATAAAGATTCCCAGCAGATTATCATGGTAACAGGTCCCAACATGGCGGGTAAATCGGCGATTCTCCGTCAGACCGCTATTGTTTGTCTGATGGCGCAAATCGGAAGTTTTGTTCCTGCAAAACACGCTGAAATCGGAGTTTTAGATAAAATTTTTACAAGAGTTGGAGCTTCCGATAATATTTCTGCCGGAGAATCAACATTTATGGTGGAAATGAATGAAGCAGCCTATATTTTAAATAATATTTCCGACCGAAGTTTGATTTTACTGGATGAAATAGGTCGTGGAACCTCAACTTACGACGGAGTTTCCATTGCCTGGGCGATTGCGGAATATCTTCATCAGCATCCTACGCAGGCAAAAACTTTATTTGCAACGCATTATCATGAGTTGAATGAGATGACTGTGAATTTCGAACGGGTTAAAAATTTCCACGTTTCCATTCAGGAGAATAAGGGAAATATCATCTTTTTGAGAAAACTGGTTCAGGGCGGAAGCGAGCACAGTTTCGGTATTCACGTTGCAAAATTGGCCGGAATGCCATCAAAAGTGGTCAACAGAGCCAATGAAATTTTAAAAACTCTGGAAGCAAGCCGTTCTCAGGGAGGCTCGTCAGAAGGTGTGAAAAGGGTGACTGAAGAAAATTTGCAGTTGTCTTTCTTTCAACTGGATGATCCGGTTTTGGAAAATATCAGAGAGGAACTGAATAAAATTGATATCAATACATTGACGCCCATTGAGGCTTTAATGAAGCTGAATTCTATTAAGAAGATGATTGGGAAGTAG
- a CDS encoding cupin-like domain-containing protein produces MILENVDVVSDISKEDFQENYFKKQKPLLIKNYASRWEVFEKWNFDFIKEKAGEQEIPLYDNKPADARKSSDAPVAKMKMKDYIDTIKSKPSDLRIFFYIITDRLPELLKNFTYPDLGIKFFKRLPTLFFGGSEAHVLMHYDVDLGDFMHFHFEGKKRILLFDQKQSKFLYKVPLSVHTVYDIDYENPDYEKFPALKYAKGFEIFMEHGDALFIPGAFWHFNRYLEPGFSMSLRALPNKPKVFANMLYHVFIMRYTDKILRKLFKSEWVDYKQKWAYEKATEALEKYEKRAAKR; encoded by the coding sequence ATGATTCTCGAAAACGTAGATGTTGTCAGCGACATCAGCAAAGAAGATTTTCAGGAAAATTATTTCAAAAAACAGAAACCACTTCTTATAAAAAACTACGCAAGCAGATGGGAAGTTTTCGAAAAATGGAATTTTGATTTCATTAAAGAAAAAGCGGGCGAACAGGAAATCCCACTCTACGACAACAAACCTGCTGATGCCAGAAAAAGTTCGGATGCTCCGGTTGCCAAAATGAAAATGAAGGATTATATCGACACGATAAAATCTAAACCTTCTGATCTCCGTATTTTCTTTTACATTATCACAGATCGGCTTCCTGAATTGCTGAAAAACTTTACATATCCAGATTTGGGAATTAAATTTTTCAAGCGACTGCCTACTTTATTTTTTGGAGGAAGTGAGGCTCATGTTTTAATGCATTACGATGTTGATTTGGGCGATTTTATGCATTTTCATTTTGAAGGTAAGAAAAGAATTTTGTTATTTGACCAGAAACAGTCGAAGTTTTTATACAAAGTTCCGCTGTCAGTGCACACGGTTTACGATATTGATTACGAAAATCCGGACTACGAAAAATTTCCGGCTCTGAAATACGCCAAAGGCTTTGAAATTTTCATGGAGCACGGCGATGCGCTCTTCATCCCCGGTGCATTTTGGCATTTCAACAGATATCTGGAACCCGGATTTTCAATGTCGCTCCGGGCGTTGCCGAATAAACCTAAAGTTTTTGCCAATATGCTGTACCATGTTTTCATTATGCGCTACACCGATAAAATTTTACGAAAACTATTTAAATCAGAATGGGTTGATTACAAGCAGAAATGGGCTTACGAGAAAGCGACTGAGGCTTTGGAAAAGTACGAGAAGCGAGCTGCGAAGAGATAA
- a CDS encoding bestrophin family protein yields MRVYNTKNFLKILISLHRSDTLKILFPTMVLMAVYSYGIQYLEIEYLHLTSKSKVSNVGMIHSLLGFVLSLLLVFRTNTAYDRWWEGRKLWGKLMNDTRNFAIKINTVLKEDRESADQISKYLKFFPHLLAKHLSQESTRLALDEDYSEIKNSLKNHAPNDLMIQLTEKLYQLKKEGKISDVEMLYLDTQVSGFLDVCGGCERIKNTPIPYSYSSFIKKFIILYVLALPIAYVINLGLFMIPLTVFVYYVLMSLELIAEEIEDPFNNDENDIPMETIAQNIERNVHQIMGARE; encoded by the coding sequence ATGAGAGTTTACAACACCAAAAATTTCCTGAAGATCCTCATCAGCTTGCACAGAAGTGATACGCTGAAAATTTTGTTTCCGACGATGGTTTTGATGGCAGTATACTCTTACGGAATCCAGTATTTGGAAATTGAATATTTACATTTAACGTCAAAATCGAAGGTCAGCAATGTGGGAATGATTCATTCTTTATTGGGTTTTGTGTTGTCTTTGCTTTTGGTTTTCAGAACAAATACGGCGTATGACCGTTGGTGGGAAGGACGAAAACTGTGGGGAAAACTGATGAACGATACCCGAAATTTTGCCATCAAAATCAATACTGTTCTTAAAGAAGACAGAGAATCTGCTGATCAAATTTCAAAATATCTAAAGTTTTTCCCGCATCTTTTAGCAAAACATCTTTCTCAGGAATCGACGAGGCTCGCTTTGGATGAGGATTATTCGGAAATCAAAAATTCATTAAAAAATCACGCACCCAATGATCTGATGATTCAGCTTACTGAGAAATTATATCAACTCAAGAAAGAAGGAAAAATTTCGGATGTTGAAATGTTGTATTTAGACACACAGGTTTCCGGTTTTCTGGATGTTTGTGGCGGCTGTGAGAGAATTAAAAACACACCGATTCCTTATTCTTATTCATCATTTATAAAGAAATTCATTATTTTATATGTCTTGGCTCTGCCGATTGCGTATGTGATCAATCTTGGATTATTTATGATTCCGCTGACGGTTTTTGTATATTATGTGTTGATGAGTCTGGAACTGATTGCAGAGGAAATTGAAGATCCTTTTAATAATGATGAAAATGATATTCCGATGGAGACGATTGCGCAGAATATTGAGAGAAATGTGCATCAGATAATGGGTGCAAGAGAATAG
- a CDS encoding RNA methyltransferase codes for MVNKLKLEELNRIDVETFKKVEKIPLVVVLDNIRSMHNVGATFRTADAFLVQKIILCGITPQPPHREIHKAALGATESVDWSHESDINVTINDLKSQGFEVVGIEQTTNSTMITDFTIDKTNKYAVILGNEVEGISDEALQNIDSFIEIPQLGTKHSLNVSVCGGIVMWEFAKAL; via the coding sequence TTGGTCAATAAATTAAAACTGGAAGAACTCAACAGAATTGATGTTGAAACTTTTAAAAAGGTTGAGAAGATTCCTTTGGTAGTAGTTTTGGATAATATCAGAAGTATGCACAATGTGGGTGCGACTTTCAGAACGGCAGATGCTTTTCTGGTTCAGAAAATTATTTTATGTGGAATTACTCCTCAGCCGCCACACCGTGAAATTCACAAAGCTGCTCTGGGAGCAACCGAAAGTGTTGATTGGTCACATGAATCAGATATTAATGTCACAATCAATGATTTAAAAAGTCAGGGATTTGAAGTGGTGGGAATCGAACAGACCACCAACAGCACTATGATTACTGATTTTACCATCGATAAAACAAACAAGTACGCCGTCATTTTAGGAAATGAAGTAGAAGGAATCAGCGATGAAGCGCTTCAGAACATTGATTCTTTTATTGAAATTCCACAGTTGGGAACGAAGCATTCTTTAAATGTAAGTGTCTGTGGCGGAATTGTGATGTGGGAGTTTGCAAAAGCACTTTAA
- a CDS encoding CBS domain-containing protein, whose amino-acid sequence MFIKDYISKDFPCFHLTDSIESARETLEAFGYTHIFIKKSHHFYGAIAKDFLYEEEGTLKNLEHQIERFAILEDNNIMDSIRLFYTFNANVIPVINKNEKYLGYICCDDVFQTFSKYPLFSETGAILTIETPARKYSMTEIANIVESNNSKFYGGFISFMSDEFIHITIKISNENLASVDATFDRYDYRIVEKYYSDEKTDLFKDRLGFLQKFIEI is encoded by the coding sequence ATGTTTATCAAGGACTATATCTCAAAAGATTTTCCGTGTTTTCATCTGACTGACTCCATCGAATCGGCTAGGGAAACCCTAGAAGCATTTGGATATACGCATATTTTCATCAAAAAATCACACCACTTTTACGGAGCCATCGCCAAAGACTTTCTTTATGAAGAAGAAGGAACTTTAAAAAACCTCGAACATCAGATCGAGCGCTTCGCCATTTTGGAGGATAATAATATCATGGACAGCATCCGGTTGTTTTACACATTCAATGCCAACGTGATTCCTGTGATCAATAAAAACGAAAAATATCTGGGCTATATCTGTTGTGATGATGTTTTCCAGACTTTTTCAAAATACCCTCTGTTTTCGGAAACCGGTGCTATTTTAACGATAGAAACTCCGGCAAGAAAATATTCAATGACCGAAATTGCCAACATTGTCGAGAGCAACAATTCTAAGTTCTACGGCGGGTTTATCAGTTTTATGTCAGACGAATTTATTCACATCACCATTAAAATCAGCAACGAAAATTTAGCTTCAGTCGATGCTACTTTTGACCGTTATGATTACCGAATTGTAGAAAAATACTATTCTGATGAGAAAACAGACCTCTTCAAAGACCGCTTAGGTTTTTTACAAAAATTTATCGAAATATAA
- a CDS encoding NAD kinase: protein MKAAIYSQKKDLDTFLYLSKFISELESRGVKSVLFDEMAEALQFSKIFETFGNKQDLIEKKVDLFFTFGGDGTIVNSLTFIEDLEIPIVGVNTGRLGFLASFTKEEAFKELDSILKGDVKTSRRSVIEVVSPKSDEFFPYALNDVTISRKETTSMVTVDSYINNEFLNVFWGDGVIVSTPTGSTAYSLSCGGPIISPNNENFVITPIAPHNLNVRPLVVNDTVEIKFKVESRVPQYSLSLDSRLIHIETDKEIIIRKAEFQILLVQPNNLSFYETIRQKLLWGRDKRN, encoded by the coding sequence ATGAAGGCAGCCATATATTCTCAGAAAAAAGATCTTGATACTTTTTTATATTTAAGCAAATTTATTTCTGAACTGGAAAGCAGAGGCGTAAAATCTGTTTTGTTTGACGAAATGGCTGAGGCGCTTCAATTTTCAAAAATATTTGAGACTTTTGGCAACAAACAGGATCTTATCGAGAAAAAAGTGGATCTTTTCTTCACTTTCGGAGGCGACGGAACGATTGTTAATTCCCTGACTTTCATTGAAGACCTTGAAATTCCCATCGTAGGTGTAAATACCGGAAGACTGGGTTTTTTAGCAAGTTTTACCAAAGAGGAAGCCTTCAAAGAACTCGATTCTATTTTAAAAGGTGATGTAAAAACCAGCCGAAGATCGGTGATCGAAGTGGTTTCACCAAAATCCGACGAATTTTTCCCGTATGCTTTAAATGATGTGACGATTTCCCGAAAAGAAACGACATCCATGGTGACGGTAGATTCTTATATCAATAATGAATTTCTAAATGTTTTCTGGGGCGACGGCGTCATTGTTTCTACGCCAACGGGTTCTACAGCTTATTCTCTAAGTTGTGGCGGACCGATTATTTCTCCAAACAACGAAAATTTTGTGATTACTCCCATTGCTCCGCATAATTTAAATGTAAGACCTTTGGTTGTAAACGATACTGTAGAGATCAAATTTAAAGTGGAAAGTCGTGTACCACAATATTCACTTTCATTGGATTCAAGATTAATTCATATTGAAACCGATAAGGAAATTATCATCAGAAAAGCAGAATTTCAGATTTTACTCGTGCAGCCGAACAATTTAAGTTTCTACGAAACCATCCGCCAGAAGCTACTTTGGGGTCGCGATAAAAGAAACTAG
- the fbaA gene encoding class II fructose-bisphosphate aldolase, producing the protein MSRIFPAGVATGQLVTDIFQYAKENKFALPAVNVIGSSNVNAVMETAAKLNSPVIIQFSNGGASFNAGKGLSNDAQKSAILGGIAGARHIHTLAEAYGATVILHTDHAAKKLLPWIDGLMDANEEFFKQTGKSLYSSHMLDLSEESLEENLETSAHYFERMAKMQMTLEVEIGVTGGEEDGVDNSGVDNSLLYTQPEDVAYTYEKLKAVSDNFTIAAAFGNVHGVYKPGNVVLTPKILDNSQKFVQEKFGTADKPINFVFHGGSGSTLEEIREAIDYGVIKMNIDTDLQFAYTEGIRDYMVNNVEYLKTQIGNPEGEEKPNKKFYDPRVWIRKGEETFSKRLVQAFEDLNNVNTLK; encoded by the coding sequence ATGAGCAGAATTTTTCCGGCAGGAGTTGCCACAGGTCAGTTAGTTACAGATATTTTTCAGTACGCTAAAGAAAACAAATTTGCATTGCCTGCAGTGAACGTAATCGGTTCGAGCAACGTGAACGCAGTAATGGAAACTGCAGCAAAATTAAACTCACCTGTAATCATTCAGTTTTCTAACGGTGGAGCATCTTTCAACGCTGGAAAAGGACTAAGCAATGACGCTCAGAAATCAGCTATTTTAGGTGGTATCGCTGGAGCAAGACATATTCATACTTTGGCTGAAGCTTACGGAGCTACAGTTATTTTACATACCGATCACGCTGCAAAAAAACTGTTGCCCTGGATCGACGGTTTGATGGATGCTAACGAAGAATTCTTCAAGCAAACCGGTAAATCTCTTTACTCTTCTCACATGTTGGATCTTTCTGAAGAGTCTTTGGAAGAAAACCTTGAGACTTCTGCTCATTATTTCGAAAGAATGGCAAAAATGCAGATGACTCTTGAAGTTGAAATCGGTGTAACAGGAGGTGAAGAAGACGGTGTAGACAACTCTGGTGTTGATAACTCTTTATTATACACTCAACCTGAGGATGTAGCTTATACCTATGAAAAATTAAAAGCTGTTTCTGATAACTTCACGATTGCTGCCGCTTTCGGAAACGTACACGGTGTTTACAAGCCAGGAAACGTAGTTTTAACTCCGAAAATCCTTGATAATTCTCAGAAATTTGTTCAGGAGAAGTTTGGAACTGCTGACAAACCGATTAATTTCGTATTCCACGGTGGTTCAGGTTCTACTTTAGAAGAAATCAGAGAAGCGATTGATTACGGGGTAATTAAGATGAATATCGATACCGATCTTCAGTTTGCGTACACAGAAGGAATCAGAGATTATATGGTAAACAACGTAGAATATCTGAAAACTCAAATCGGTAACCCTGAAGGCGAAGAAAAGCCGAACAAAAAATTCTATGACCCAAGAGTTTGGATCAGAAAAGGAGAAGAAACTTTCTCTAAGAGATTGGTTCAGGCATTTGAAGATTTAAATAACGTAAATACTTTAAAATAA
- the accD gene encoding acetyl-CoA carboxylase, carboxyltransferase subunit beta, translating into MAFDWFKRKAQNITTSTDEKKDVPKGLWHQTPSGKVVEHEELKKNNYVSPEDGFHVRIGSAEFFSILFDEGKFTELDANVESIDMLNFKDTKSYTDRLKEVKAKTKLTDSIRNGVGTVNGTEMVVSCMDFAFIGGSLGSVMGEKIRRAIDYCIEKRLPYMIICQSGGARMQEATYSLMQLAKVQAKLAQLSEAGLLYIAYLCDPTFGGITASFAMTADIIMAEPKALIGFAGPRVIRETIGRDLPEGFQTSEFLQEKGFVDFIVKRTEIKEMVSKTINLLAVKA; encoded by the coding sequence ATGGCATTCGACTGGTTTAAAAGAAAAGCACAAAATATTACCACTTCCACCGACGAGAAAAAAGATGTTCCGAAAGGGCTTTGGCATCAGACTCCGTCAGGAAAAGTGGTGGAACATGAAGAACTGAAGAAAAACAACTACGTATCTCCTGAAGACGGATTTCACGTAAGAATCGGAAGTGCTGAGTTTTTCAGTATTCTTTTTGACGAAGGAAAATTCACTGAGCTTGACGCGAATGTTGAAAGTATAGACATGCTCAACTTTAAGGACACCAAGTCGTACACCGACCGTCTGAAAGAAGTAAAAGCCAAAACAAAACTTACCGACTCGATCAGAAACGGAGTAGGAACCGTAAACGGAACCGAAATGGTGGTTTCATGTATGGATTTTGCGTTCATCGGAGGATCTTTGGGCTCTGTGATGGGTGAAAAAATCAGAAGAGCGATTGATTACTGTATCGAAAAAAGACTTCCGTACATGATTATCTGTCAGTCTGGAGGTGCGAGAATGCAGGAAGCAACGTATTCTCTGATGCAGTTGGCAAAAGTACAGGCGAAACTGGCTCAGCTTTCAGAAGCAGGACTTTTATACATTGCTTACCTTTGTGATCCAACTTTCGGTGGAATTACCGCATCTTTTGCAATGACCGCAGACATTATCATGGCTGAACCAAAAGCACTGATCGGATTTGCAGGTCCAAGAGTTATCCGTGAAACGATTGGTAGAGACTTACCCGAAGGTTTCCAGACGTCAGAATTTTTGCAGGAAAAAGGTTTCGTAGATTTCATCGTGAAAAGAACCGAGATCAAAGAAATGGTTTCCAAAACAATAAATTTATTAGCCGTAAAAGCTTAA
- a CDS encoding DUF6973 domain-containing protein, whose amino-acid sequence MRTFKVIFNTIKSMSFKKILKLSSAVLPHPLFSVMSFYATVKAFSIAQKLYPKTASKNGEGNAFRHAFWCCLIMMYCSKISSPEKALNFCKKITDLHEELFPNEPLETKMDLHNNKIGMDYFMELLPGIHRQFFEKNFFIEELQKKTANAKVLKSLDDDFAGELVYLDEK is encoded by the coding sequence ATGAGGACTTTTAAAGTAATTTTCAACACCATAAAAAGCATGAGTTTTAAGAAGATTCTTAAACTCTCATCGGCCGTTTTGCCGCATCCTCTTTTTTCTGTCATGAGTTTTTACGCGACGGTAAAAGCATTTTCAATTGCACAAAAACTCTATCCTAAAACGGCATCTAAAAACGGGGAAGGAAATGCTTTCAGACACGCATTTTGGTGCTGTTTGATCATGATGTACTGCAGCAAAATTTCCTCGCCCGAAAAAGCATTGAATTTCTGCAAAAAAATTACAGATTTGCACGAAGAATTATTTCCCAACGAACCTTTGGAAACCAAAATGGATCTCCACAACAACAAAATAGGAATGGACTACTTCATGGAACTTTTACCTGGAATTCACCGCCAGTTTTTTGAGAAAAATTTCTTTATTGAAGAACTTCAAAAGAAGACCGCCAACGCCAAGGTTTTGAAAAGTTTGGATGATGATTTTGCAGGCGAGTTGGTTTATTTGGATGAAAAATAA
- a CDS encoding nucleoside recognition domain-containing protein — MVLSRIWSAFIIIAIAIASIKYISSSHYKTIFNDMVVGKGGDTVQVATQNISTLSPIVRDSLMKKNDFADNRIHYKTDSLKQDVKVYRVQEADGVIGTSETAVKICIGLIGIMTLFMGFMSIAEKAGGINLLSRFIQPFFSRLFPEIPKNHPAFGHMLMNFSANLLGLDNAATPFGLKAMESLQTLNPNKDTASNSQIMFLCLHAGGMTLIPVSIIAIRASMGSKTPTDIFLPCMIATFAATMAAMIIVSLYQKINLLKPIVLAYVGGISVLIGLLVVYLVQLSKDELDDFSKVLSNGLILFIFLAIVLGAVYKKINVFDAFIDGAKEGFWTCVKIIPYLVGMLIAISLLRTSGVFDVIIDGMKWVAHAANLDARFVDGLPTALIKPLSGSGARGMMVDTMATFGADSFQGKLAAVLQGSSDTTFYVIAVYFGAVAVKNTRYTVVAMLLADLVGVITAIGLAYLFFA; from the coding sequence ATGGTTCTCAGCAGAATTTGGTCGGCCTTTATTATTATCGCCATTGCCATTGCAAGTATAAAATACATTTCGTCAAGCCACTACAAAACCATTTTCAACGATATGGTGGTTGGAAAAGGCGGCGACACAGTACAGGTGGCAACTCAAAACATCAGTACACTTTCTCCAATCGTGAGAGACAGCCTGATGAAGAAAAATGATTTCGCTGACAACAGAATTCATTACAAAACCGATTCTTTAAAACAGGACGTAAAAGTTTACCGCGTTCAGGAAGCGGATGGCGTGATCGGAACTTCAGAAACGGCAGTTAAAATCTGCATCGGACTTATTGGAATCATGACACTTTTTATGGGATTCATGAGTATTGCGGAAAAAGCTGGCGGTATTAATTTGTTAAGCAGGTTTATTCAACCATTTTTCTCAAGACTTTTCCCTGAAATTCCAAAAAACCATCCTGCGTTTGGACACATGCTGATGAATTTCAGCGCCAATCTCTTAGGTTTGGATAATGCTGCTACACCTTTCGGACTAAAAGCCATGGAAAGCCTTCAGACTTTAAATCCAAATAAAGACACAGCGAGCAACTCGCAGATTATGTTCCTCTGCCTTCACGCTGGAGGAATGACCTTGATACCCGTTTCCATCATTGCAATCAGGGCCTCGATGGGGTCAAAAACGCCTACCGACATTTTCCTTCCCTGCATGATTGCGACTTTTGCAGCAACTATGGCGGCAATGATTATCGTATCATTATACCAAAAGATCAATCTTTTAAAACCCATCGTTCTTGCCTATGTTGGCGGAATTTCAGTATTAATAGGTCTTCTGGTTGTTTATCTGGTTCAGCTGAGCAAAGATGAACTCGATGATTTCAGCAAAGTTCTGAGCAATGGTTTGATACTTTTCATCTTTTTAGCCATCGTTCTTGGAGCTGTTTACAAAAAAATCAATGTTTTTGACGCCTTTATTGACGGAGCAAAAGAAGGATTTTGGACCTGCGTAAAAATCATTCCTTATTTAGTCGGAATGTTGATTGCAATTTCTCTTCTGAGAACTTCCGGTGTTTTTGATGTAATTATTGATGGAATGAAATGGGTTGCCCATGCCGCAAATCTCGATGCACGATTTGTTGACGGACTTCCGACTGCTTTAATTAAACCTTTATCCGGTTCGGGAGCAAGAGGAATGATGGTCGACACGATGGCAACATTCGGAGCAGACAGCTTTCAGGGGAAACTGGCAGCAGTACTTCAGGGAAGTTCAGATACGACGTTTTACGTGATTGCAGTTTATTTTGGAGCCGTAGCCGTGAAGAATACGAGATACACGGTTGTTGCTATGCTTTTGGCTGATTTGGTGGGTGTGATTACTGCGATTGGATTGGCTTATTTGTTTTTTGCTTAA